TAAATACTCAATAGGATTACCCTATATATACCCACAAAATAAAATGTCTTATGCTGAAAATTTCTTGCATATGATGTTTAGCGTTCCGACTGAAGAATCAACTCCTGATCCAGTCCTTGTACGCGCCATGGATACAATCTTTATTTTACATGCTGATCATGAGCAAAATGCATCTACCTCCACTGTTCGTCTCGCTGGATCAACAGGAGCGAATCCTTTTGCATGTATTTCTGCGGGAATCGGTGCTTTATGGGGGCCTGCTCACGGTGGTGCGAATGAGGCCTGCCTCAACATGCTTAAAGAAATTGGAAGCGTTGATCGCATTCAACATTACATCAAACGCGCAAAAGATAAGGATGATCCGTTCCGATTAATGGGATTTGGTCACCGTGTTTATAAGAGCTACGATCCCAGAGCAAAAGTAATGCGCCAAACCTGCTATGATGTATTGGAAGCAGTAGGTGCAAAAGATGCTCCATTATTCAAACTTGCGATGGAACTTGAACGTATTGCTCTTGAAGATGATTATTTTATTGAGAAAAAACTCTACCCCAATGTTGACTTTTATTCAGGCCTGACTTTAAGTGCTATAGGAATTCCTACAAATATGTTTACAGTGGTCTTTGCTCTAGCTCGTACTGTTGGTTGGATGAGTCATTGGATGGAAATGGTTGCCACTAAATCAAGAATTGGTAGACCACGCCAGCTTTATACTGGTGAAAAAACAAGAAATGTTCCTTAGTATAATTAACTGGGTGTGGGTTTTCCAAGGACCATGCACCCAGGATCACTCCAATTCTCCAGCTCTGGTAATGCTAGGTTACACAACCTAATTTAGACTTTATCTTTTTATTTTTTGTAAAGCCTGCCGCCAACCACGATATTCTTGCTCTACCTGCTCCAAAGGCCTTTGCGGTTTAAAGGATTGTTCTACATCCCAAATTGCATGCAGTTCATCCAATGAATTAAAAATTCCGCACCCCAAACCCGCTAGTATGGCTGCACCTTTTGCAGTGGTTTCAATATCTTTAGGTTTTTGTACCTCTAATTGACACTGATCTGCTAAAAATTGTAAAAACCACCGATTAACTGCCATTCCACCATCAACTCGCAATAGTGATAAATCCAATTGGCTGTCCTCTCTCATACAAAAACAGACTTCGCGTGTTTGATAACAAACCCCTTCTAATGCTGCGCGGGCAAAATGCGCTCTATGAGTGGATAGACTCAAGCCAACAATGGATGCTCCAGGAGCGGATAACCAATGTGGTGCACCTAAACCTGTAAATGCTGAAACTAAATAAACTCCCTCATTTCCATATAAGGAGCTTGCCAGGGCCTCAGTTTCATCAGAACTTGTTATTAATTTCATTGAATCGCGTAGCCATTTGACTGTGGTACCTGCATGATAAATACTACCCTCTAACCCGTATACTGTTTTTCCTTGAATTTTATAAGCAATTGTTGTTAGAAGTTTATGTTGAGATAATACGGGTTTATTACCTGTATTAAGTAATAGAAAGGCACCCGTACCAAAAGTTGCTTTTACCATTCCAATTTTAAAACAGCCTTGGCCAATTAAAGCAGCTTGTTGATCTCCCGCAACTCCCGTAATAGGTAACTCATTGCCAAGCCATTGCTTATCAATAAGCCCAAAACGACTATCACTAGCGCAAACCTTCGGTAAAACTGACTCGGGTATTTTAAAATAATCCAGTAGCTCTAAATCCCATTGCTCTTTTTTAATGTTAAAAAGCATCGTTCTCGATGCATTAGTCACATCGGTTAAATGCAAATGCTCGGTAGTTAAACGCCAGATTAGAAAGCTATCAATAGTACCAAAAGCTAGATCACCTTTCTTTGCAAGCTCATTTGCTTCTTGATTATTCTCTAGAAGCCACTTTAATTTTGTTGCTGAAAAATAAGGATCGGGAATTAAACCGGTCTTTTCTTGAATCATGGGTGCATCAATCGCCAGAGTATTGCAATATTCGGCTGTTCTGCGGTCTTGCCATACAATCGCAGGAGCAAGACATTTGCCTGTCCTTTTATCCCAAATTACAGTAGTTTCCCTTTGATTTGTTAAACCACAACATAGTATTTGATCTGCTGGAACTTTTGTGACTACATCGCGCATTGCAGTTAAGGTTTTTTGCCATATTTCTTCTGGATCATGCTCGACCCAGCCTGCTTGAGGATAATATTGAGTGAGCGGATATTGACTACTGGCAACTAACCCACCACAAATATCATATATCATGGCACGGGTACTACTCGTTCCTTGATCAATTGCAAGTAAATAATTCATTGTTGCAGAGTTCCTTGTCCCAACTATTAGTGTATATTGATAGTGTATACTTTTTTTCTGGAGACCAAAACATGAATTCGGTTTTTGATGTTGCAATTATTGGCGGCGGCATCAACGGCTGTGGTTGTGCTGCAGATGCAGCATTAAGAGGATTATCCGTGGTACTTTTTGAGCAGGATGATCTAGCCTCGAAAACATCTTCCAGTAGCACCAAGCTTATTCATGGTGGATTAAGGTATTTAGAAAACTTTGAATTTGGCATGGTTAAAAAAGCAATTAATGAACGACAAAGACTTTTAGACCTTGCACCCCATTTAGTACATCCCCAACCCCTGGTTCTCCCCTATGAAAAACACATGCGTTCTGCTTGGTTTTTGCGTTTAGGGTTATTCATTTATGACCATTTAAGCGGTAAAAATCGTTTACCTAAATGCAAAATGATTTCTAGGAAAAGTAAAAAGGAATATTTCTCCTCCCTTATCGATAAACTGAACATGGGTTTTCTATTTTATGACGCAGTTACTGATGATGCTCGTTTAACTATTGTTAATGCCCTACAAGCCAAAAATCATGGAGCTAGCATACGAACTCATTCAACAGTAATTCATGCTGAAGTAGTCAATAACTTGTGGAAATTAACAATACAGCCTAAAACAGGTTCAAATTACACCCTCTATGCTAAATCAGTAATTAATGCAGCAGGACCATGGGTAAAATCAGTAGAAGAGCTCACTAATATTCCCGATCGGAAAAAAATTAGTTTAATTAAGGGAAGTCATATTATTGTACCCAAAATTTATGAGGGGAATCACGCCTATGTATTACAACATCAAGATAAACGTATTATCTTTGTCATCCCTTATCATGGGTTTAGTATGATAGGCACAACCGATATCCCATTAACAGAAAATCCTAATGAGGCTAGGATTAGCAATCAAGAAATTCATTATTTAATAGATCTGGTTAATTCATATTTTAAATGCACGATATCTGAAAAAGATATTTTCTATACTTGGAGTGGCGTTCGTGCCTTGCTTGCTCAAGAGAGTAAGGAAGCCAGAGCCTTAAGTCGCGACTATTCCTATGAGGTCCACCTTAAACCTGCACCGATCGTTACAATTTATGGCGGTAAAATTACTACTTATCGTCAATTAGCGGAAGAAGTTATAGATCAGCTTAATTCAATTTTTCCACAAATTGGTTCTTCACTTACAGCCTCAACTCCCCTCCCCGGGGCCATTTTGGACAATATGAATTTTGCGCAATATGTAGATTATGCTCAAAAGAAATATAATTGGATGGATCCAAACTTACTTAATCGTTATTTATATACATATGGAAGTCGAATGGAACTATTTCTTGCTTCTTGTAAAAATCAAGAATCCTTAGGAAAGAAATACTGTACATACCTGTATCAAGTTGAGGTTGATTATTTGATATTGGAAGAGTGGGCTCAAAACTGCGATGATATACTCAAACGAAGAACCAAACTCGATTTAATAATTGATGAAAAAGGCAAGAAAGAACTCGCTACCTACTTATCACGAGTTACTTCTTTTCCTGCTGTTGAAGTTCCGCTTTTATTGCACTAACATCAACTGCTACTGCTTGTTCAACCAACTCTTTTAAAGTCGAAGCTGGCATACTGCCAGCATTTGAATAAATGACTATTCCTTCCTTGAATACCATCAGATGAGGAATCGAGCGTATTTCAAAGAAATCAGCCAATTGTTGTTCGACTTCAATATTAACTTTCGCAAATTTTATATTTGGAAACTGCTCAGCCACCTGCTCATAAACCTTAGAAAACTGTTTGCAGGGAGCACACCAGTCAGCCCAAAAATCAATGAACACAATGCTATTTTGGTCAATTAAAGATTGAAATTCTGCACTGGCTACATTGAAGCTGGTCATATTGCTTCCTTAATTTCGATCGACTTAACAATTTTTTGAAAAACGTCGTCTACATCACCAGTACCGCAAATACTATGAAACTCTGGAGCACTAGGATCACCACCTTCAGCCCATGATTTATAATAGTGAACTAGAGGTGCAGTTTGACTGCGATATACTTCTAAACGTTTTCTTACTGTCTCTTCTTTATCATCTTCACGTTGAATTAAAGGCTCACCAGTAACATCATCTATCCCCTCTCGTTTAGGAGGATGGTTTTGAACATGATAGACTCGACCTGAAGGGAGATGGATTCGACGTCCACTAATTCGCTTGATAATCTCTTGATCATCTACAGCAATTTCAATAACGTGATCTAAATAAATTCCAGCTTGTTTCAGGGCATCTGCCTGAACAATTGTTCTAGGAAAACCATCAAAAAGAAACCCGTTAGCACAATCACTTTTTTTTAAACGTTCTTTAACTAATCCAATAATAATCTCATCGGATACTAGACCACCTGTTTCCATAATTTTTTTAGCACTTTGTCCTAAGGGCGTTCCCTGTGCAATAGCTGCACGCAGCATGTCACCAGTGGAGATTTGCGGAATTTGATAACGTTCAATCAAACGCAAAGCCTGGGTTCCTTTTCCTGCACCCGGCCCACCCAAAAGCATTAATCGCATTAAAAACTCCTTAGTGATCTATATCAGTTTTAATAACTGTATATATTATTACTTATTAACCTATAAAAATTCAAATGCAGCCCTCGATTCAATTATCAATCCAAAGCCGCTACCTTTCTAATTTTAAAACCAAAATCGTGATTTTAATGATCTTTTACACGAATTGAGTTGCATTGCGTAAAGTTGAGAACGTGCTTTCACTTTACGTGCAACAGGAATTAACCACGATTTTCTCAAATAAGTTCTACGTTGATAGCCACCTATACCTTCATGATAGGCCAAATATAGCGCATAAGCATCTGTGCGAGGAATTCTTGCTTTTTTATAAGCCTCATTCGCATACCAACCAATAAAATCAACACCATCAGCAAAATTATCACGGGAAGCAAACCATCCCCCACAATTTTGTTTGTAATGACTCCAGGTCCCATGTAATGCTTGGGTGTACCCATATGCTGACGAAGGTCGTTTCCAAGGAATGATACAAAAGAGTTTTTTCCGTGGTGGCCGAGCTCGAGCATTAAATTTGGATTCCTGATGGATAATAGCCATTTGGACGGGAATAGGAACCCGCCATCGACGCTCAACATCCTTAGCACTTCTATACCACTTTGGATGCTGTCTAAATATACTGCATACGTTGTTTATATCTGCAGGGGGATGACTAACACACGCAGTAAGAAAAAAAGTAAACAACAAAAAAACGATGCGTAACTTCTTAATTTTTAATAATGCGTCCATGAGCAACCAAACAATAAAAAGATCATTTTAACAAATTTGCTAACTACAATCTACGCCTGCATTATTTTCGTAATAACTTCTAAACATAAAACTATTACTTCCCAACTTCACCCCATGTTAAGATATAGATTCATTTAAATAAGTAAGCTGAACGATGACCATTCTTGTATTCGATATAGAAACAATTCCTGATGTTGAGGCTGGCCGTAATTTATACGACTTACATGGACTATCAGATAAAGATACGGCACAAGCAATGTTTGCCTTGCGTCGAGCAAAGGTAGGTAATGATTTTTTACCCCATTATTTACAAAGAATTTGTGCTATTTCTTTGGTAATGAGTCATGGTTCACAAGTAAAGGTTTGGTCTTTAGGTGATGAATCCTCTGATGAAAAAGAGCTAATAACCCGATTTTTTTCCGGAGTAGACAAACATACCCCAACTTTAGTTAGTTGGAATGGCAGTGGCTTCGATTTGCCTGTGCTGCATTACCGCGCATTGTTGCATGGAATTCCCGCTCCCACCTATTGGGAAAATGGTGATAATCAACAGCATTTTCGTTGGAATAATTACTTGAGTCGATTTCATTACAGGCATCTCGATCTTATGGATGTGATTGCAGGATACCAAAATAAAGCGTTTGCTCCCCTGGATGAAATCTCGAGCATGCTTGGATTCCCAGGAAAAATGGGCATGAGTGGTTCTAAGGTATGGGAGCAGTATTCATTAGGTCAACTAAAAAGTATTCGTGATTATTGCGAAACAGACGTACTCAATACATACTGTGTTTTTTTACGTTTTGAGCTAATGCGCGGGGTAATTCAAAATGAAGAATATCATCATTTATTGGAGTTGCTAAAAACTTATTTAAGCTCTGAACAAGAGAAAAAACATCTTCAAGAATTTTTGAGTAATATGAAATAACAGCAATTCTCGCCTAGGGGCGGTAGAGCGAAAGACTCGCATCCGAGTACAACCAGAGACCTCCTCTCTATAACACCGGGTTATGATTGGAGATCCTGGTGGCGCTCTATCTATGCTACATACCAGAATTACCAATTTTTAAACTTTAAACGGTCTATGACCGTCAAAAGAAGCTTCCAACTTATCTTCATTAATAATAACAAGGGCTTTCTGATATGCATCGCTTTGCAAATGATCCAGAGTTTTTACAAAACGTTCTGCCCCTAATTTTTCATACTCATCCCGACTTACTGATTTTGCTTCATTCGCTAATTGGGTCCATGACCATAGGGTAATCCACCACTCGACAACTGGCTTATACGCGGTATACCACGCCAATATTGAATCTGAAAGCCTATCCTTGCCAAAGTATGCGGTTAAATAAACTAATTCTTGCTCCTTACTAAGCTTTGCCTCTATAGAAAAATAAACAAGATCCCATATAAAATCGTTGTTGCTTGAGTATTCCCAATCAATTTGATAAATTTTTTCTTGTCTTTTTGTTCCCTCAGGGACCCTCAAATAGTTTAAAGGGGTCGAATCATTATGACAGGGTGACATTTCGATCTTATAGGACGAAAATAATTTTTTTAGATAAGCCATTTTCTCTATGACAAATTCTACTTTCTGAGGAAAGATAAAATTTTTAATTTTTAATTGTTCAAATAGTTGTTCATTACGTTCAAATACAGCAGTCTCATTGTCAAATGGTTCTGAGGTATGTAGTTTTTTTGCCATACACGCTAAGGTTTGTAATATTTCAACTCGTTGTAATGTTCCTTTATCTAGATTCTGCGCATTCTCTATGAATTGGGTGAGTTGCCATCCACTCGCGCCATCGTGTTCTATAGGCACATTTATTCCTAACAGAGAGGTCTTACGGGCGTTTTTTGCTTCGTGCTTACGCGATACCGAAAATAATGATACATCTCCTGGAATGCGTAATACCCACCGGGGAGGTTTTTTGCTTTCCACAAGGTCTGGATCGATCCCAGGAATTTTTGAGAGAAATTTGGAGTAATCTTGCTCTATTTGTACTCTATAAACAATATTTGTCATTCCACCTGACATTAATTTCAATCTTAATACATCGAGCCCAACTTTAGAGAACACTGGAATCTGTTGAATCATTGGCAATAAACTCATGTATTTTTGAGTTAAATCGACCATTTTTTTCCATTTATGATTTACCAATGACGCCTTGAACTGCGAAGTTGGATCAAGTAGACTAAGGATGTAAATCATTAAATGTTCATTAATTCTCGGTTTGCCACTATCTTCGCCAAAAAAATGCCATTTCATAAGATTATTTTGAAAATTGAACATCAAACGAGTATATAAAATTTAGACACAGATTTACAAGACAGCACACTTAAAGAAAAAAATAAACAACAAGGGCTCCTGCTATGACTGACCCCCTTATTCCTATAACAAAAAAACAGGCGCTTATATTTACCTGTTTTTTTGTCATGTATGAGTTTCTAACTTATATAGCAAACGACATGATCATGCCGGGCATGATTCAAGTTGTTCGTTCTTTTGATGCACCGGAATCTGTGGTAGCTACTTCTTTAAGCGTTTATATACTCGGAGGCGCGAGTTTACAGATCTTCTTAGGCCCCATATCCGATAGCTATGGACGCAGGCCGATGATGCTTCTTGGTGCATTTCTATTTTTTATTTTTACTTTATTTATAGCGTGCTCCAATTCAATGAATCAATTTTTAATTGCGCGTTTTTTCCAAGGTATGGGATTATGCTTTATTGGTGTAATCGGTTATGCGACGATTCAAGAAATCTTTGAAGAAATGGATGCGATTCGCTTAATTGCAATTATGGCGAATGTTGCAATTCTCGCCCCATTACTTGGCCCTCTTATTGGAGCGCTGGTAATCCATTACACTTCTTGGCGCTACATATTTGTGACCATTGCGCTAAGTGCTCTTGTCGTATTATGGGGATTATGGCGCTATATGCCTGAACCAATAGGTCAAATCAAGAGGAATGGTCAATTAATTCCAAAAACTAAATTCTCAGCAAACAAAGTGCTGCAGAACTATAAAGATTTGTTTACTAATAAAGCATTTTGTTTTGGTACTTTAGCGGCAGGTACAGTGGGTATTCACTGTATTGCTTGGATTGCGTTAGCACCCATTATTCTTATTGTTGAGGCAAAACTTACAGTAATTCAATATGGGCTTTGGCAACTTCCCGTATTTGGCGCTACCATTTTAGGCAATTGGTTTTTACATAAACTGACATATAAATACAGTATTAAACAAATAGTTTTTCTAGGTTGTATTATTCTGATTGTGGGAGCATTTTTAACTTCTTTGCTTCCTTTTTTGTTCGGGAATGCTTATTATTATTTGCTTCCTGGAACGATTATTTATTTTTTTTCACTGAGCATAATCAATGCGCCTTTAAACAGATACTGTCTCTTTGTAACCCCTGTAAGCAAGGGTACAGCTTCAGCTCTTGTTAGCCTGTGCGTTATGGTTGTAGGCGCGATAGGAACAGAAGGAGCTAACCTATTCTATAAGCATCATAATAATCTTCATTTTGGACTTTATTGTAATGCAATCGAGCTTATCTTCTTGATATTTATAGGATTAACTTTTCTACCTAAAAATCCGATTGCGGATGGGACTAAATAATCAGGCATAAGAAACCATGCTTTTAAATATTGATTTCGCAAGCTTGATTGGACTGACTTGAATTTTTATAAAATTCATATTAAATCTATTAAGTTATCCGATACACTATTGCCAACACCCATTCTTAAGGATAAGACATGCTAAAGACAATCCAGATATCCTCTTTATTAATTGCAACCGCATTGTTCTCTACTGTTTCGGCAGAAACATATAGAGTCCCCGCCACAAAAGATACCGTAACTCTTGGTCTTTTTTCACTTGATAAAAAACCTGCCGTTAAAGTTCACTCTGGGGATTCGGTGTCTTTAGAGACTTGGAACAGTTGCTTGCATGAAATGGTCTTTAATAAAACCACACCGGCTGAAATTGCAAAATTTTATACAAAATATGACATTCAAAAAAGACGGGGTATGCATAGCTTAACCGGCCCTGTTTATATTGAAGAAGCAGAGCCAGGAGATGTTCTCGAAATTCGAGTTTTAGATATCAAGTTAAATGATTTTGGATACAATTTTTTAAGTCCCACACAAGGTATTTTATCAGAATTTACGAAACCACGAATTATGTACTTCAAATATAATAAAGAGAGAAATACCACCGAATTCTCCAAAGGTATTTGCTTACGCCTAAAACCCTTTCCGGGAGTTATCGCGGTAGCCCCACCCAAGGATTGGCCTGATGGCTGGCCCGTGAATTTAGAAACGCATATGGGACAACCTGTTCCAGGACAATTCAACTCCGTCCCTCCAGGTCCTTTTGGAGGAAATCTCGATCAACCCAGTCTGCAAACAGGATCCATTCTTTACCTACCCGTTTTTCAAAAAGGTGCTTTAGTTTGGACCGGTGATTCCCATGCGATGCAAAGTAATGGAGAAATTGATGTCACAGCACTCGAGACTTCTTATGAAGGTATCACCCTGCAGTTTATTGTAAGAAAAGATTTAAAAGCCGAAGGAGTATTTGATAAAACCAAACGAAATGGTAGTAACTTATTCACCTGGCCTATTGTTGAAAACGCGGATGAATGGATAATAATGGGTTTACATGAAAATCTATTTGAAGCGATGCAGCTTGCCTCTAAGAATGCAATTGACTTTTTAGTGCGTACTCAAGGGTTCTCACCACAGGAAAGTTATCAGTTTTTAAGTATGGTGGGAGATTTCAAAATTCCTGAAGCAGTTAATGTTATTAAAAACGTAGCTGTTCATATTCCTAAAGAAGCTTTCATACAGAATGGAAAGATGAGCACGCTGAGCTCTGAAGGCAAGTTTCCTCTCTCAAGGCCTAAGAGCAATGAGAATACAACATGTGTGCCCCAAGAAGGCAAAATTGTTGAATAACCTTTAGGGAAAATAAATGAATAAAATTTTAGTTTATTTATGCTTGTACTTTATGGCTTCAACGGCCTTAGCTACTCAAATTGTGCTTGATAATAAAACAAATTACCCTACAAAAAACAATCAAGGTAAAATTGCAGTACAATGGAAAGCATCCGCTGAGGCCATTCAGGAGAGTAATAGAGCTATTATCAATGGTTTCAAATTAGACTTAAGTTCCTTAATTATTCTCTCGCAACAAGGTCAAATCCCGCTCGGTCTACCTAATCAAGCCCATTACTTCAGAGTGCTTGTCTGGTCAACTGATAAAAAAGAGCCTGATTTACTTACGAACTGGGTCGATATTGTCCCTAATAAAACTTATACCCTAAACCAAGACCAACTTGCAGCTGCAATACTGGTATCTGGAGCTGGCTGTTAGCAATATAATCTTTTTAAGCTTGTGGACCATTTAGACTGCAAGCTTAAAAATTTCTTTCAAAAGGAATATGTTCCTACTTTCAATCCGTCTAATTAAGAATTCGATAAATTTTTTGTAACCGTTACTGTCTTTAAATGATTAAAAACTGCTTCATCATTTATTAATAACTCATGTTACGCACGATCAAGTTTAAGCAGCCATTTTTTTAAGCTCCTGCCAGGCAATCTGGTTCGCTCTAACAATCAATTTGTATTTAATGGCAAAGTGATTTAAATGAGTTTTTATCTTCAACATTTCCAGCTTGCAATAGACAATTATAGAGGTGATTTTTTTTAATCACCTCATATCCTATAGGTACACTGAAATCATCATAGCGGATCATGCACGATAGGATATTGATCCCCTTGAGCACAGTCCCTTTGGCATGAGAATAATGCCAGCAATTCACTTCATTCTCATCGGTATAAGGTATCTCTTCTATGGAATCATCAACTATCAATACCCCTCCAACTCCTTCTTGCCTCCTAACTGGCTTTTTTACATAGTGCCACAGTGATTTCCAGCCAAAATCCTCAAAACGAAGAAATCGAGTTACTTTATCATGAGCAAATGCTCCATCAACCAAATCAGACAGACCTGCTGCTGTCGCATATTTGTTTTGGAAAATCAAATAATCACTATAAAGATCAAGCATATCCATTTAATTCCCTCCCTAAAATTAAGGACAGAATTCTAATGCTTTTTATTCAAACTACAAGTTCATGTGCGTAACATGAGCAATTAAGAGCAATTCATTGGGCTGATAAACCATTCCTTGCTCAAGTGACTCTCTAAGTCCAGCAAGTGCGTCTGTTTTTGCTCCATATAATTTTCAAGCATGCGTGGCCCATAGGCAACATAGGTAACACCAGCGACAGACCGTGGCGAAACGATGGCCGAGAAATAACTATAACAAGCAAACTCAAAACCAAGACCAGAATCAGGCATCAAAGGAAAAAACTCCCCGAAATTAGAAAACTTAAACGTCCTGTGAAATGAATTCTCTTTATCTAACACGCTTTTTATGCCCGAGCAATGAATTTGTGCGTCGTAAGCAGTCATCTGCCGTTGTACATAACCCATCACTTTTCGCCAAAATAAGTCACGGTTATCCCAATTATCCAAAGCATCAAAGTTTTCGATATAAGCTTGATGCGCTGCGATTAAGTGCTGCAGATTAAAATGCTTGCCTTGGGTAATTTCTTTTTGACGG
The DNA window shown above is from Legionella sp. PC997 and carries:
- the gltA gene encoding citrate synthase; this encodes MTKKTAKLSLEGQEPLELPVYTPTLGNDVIDITQLGARGVFTFDQGFLSTASCESKITYIDGEKGILLYRGYPIEQLAEKKDFLDVSYLLLNGELPNADEKKKFVNLINNHTMVHQQMYQFLNGFRRDAHPMAIMVGMVGALSAFYHDTMDLNNAEDRFISAIRMVAKMPTFAAMSYKYSIGLPYIYPQNKMSYAENFLHMMFSVPTEESTPDPVLVRAMDTIFILHADHEQNASTSTVRLAGSTGANPFACISAGIGALWGPAHGGANEACLNMLKEIGSVDRIQHYIKRAKDKDDPFRLMGFGHRVYKSYDPRAKVMRQTCYDVLEAVGAKDAPLFKLAMELERIALEDDYFIEKKLYPNVDFYSGLTLSAIGIPTNMFTVVFALARTVGWMSHWMEMVATKSRIGRPRQLYTGEKTRNVP
- a CDS encoding choline/ethanolamine kinase family protein yields the protein MKWHFFGEDSGKPRINEHLMIYILSLLDPTSQFKASLVNHKWKKMVDLTQKYMSLLPMIQQIPVFSKVGLDVLRLKLMSGGMTNIVYRVQIEQDYSKFLSKIPGIDPDLVESKKPPRWVLRIPGDVSLFSVSRKHEAKNARKTSLLGINVPIEHDGASGWQLTQFIENAQNLDKGTLQRVEILQTLACMAKKLHTSEPFDNETAVFERNEQLFEQLKIKNFIFPQKVEFVIEKMAYLKKLFSSYKIEMSPCHNDSTPLNYLRVPEGTKRQEKIYQIDWEYSSNNDFIWDLVYFSIEAKLSKEQELVYLTAYFGKDRLSDSILAWYTAYKPVVEWWITLWSWTQLANEAKSVSRDEYEKLGAERFVKTLDHLQSDAYQKALVIINEDKLEASFDGHRPFKV
- a CDS encoding transglycosylase SLT domain-containing protein, with the protein product MDALLKIKKLRIVFLLFTFFLTACVSHPPADINNVCSIFRQHPKWYRSAKDVERRWRVPIPVQMAIIHQESKFNARARPPRKKLFCIIPWKRPSSAYGYTQALHGTWSHYKQNCGGWFASRDNFADGVDFIGWYANEAYKKARIPRTDAYALYLAYHEGIGGYQRRTYLRKSWLIPVARKVKARSQLYAMQLNSCKRSLKSRFWF
- a CDS encoding MFS transporter — its product is MTDPLIPITKKQALIFTCFFVMYEFLTYIANDMIMPGMIQVVRSFDAPESVVATSLSVYILGGASLQIFLGPISDSYGRRPMMLLGAFLFFIFTLFIACSNSMNQFLIARFFQGMGLCFIGVIGYATIQEIFEEMDAIRLIAIMANVAILAPLLGPLIGALVIHYTSWRYIFVTIALSALVVLWGLWRYMPEPIGQIKRNGQLIPKTKFSANKVLQNYKDLFTNKAFCFGTLAAGTVGIHCIAWIALAPIILIVEAKLTVIQYGLWQLPVFGATILGNWFLHKLTYKYSIKQIVFLGCIILIVGAFLTSLLPFLFGNAYYYLLPGTIIYFFSLSIINAPLNRYCLFVTPVSKGTASALVSLCVMVVGAIGTEGANLFYKHHNNLHFGLYCNAIELIFLIFIGLTFLPKNPIADGTK
- the glpD gene encoding glycerol-3-phosphate dehydrogenase, translating into MNSVFDVAIIGGGINGCGCAADAALRGLSVVLFEQDDLASKTSSSSTKLIHGGLRYLENFEFGMVKKAINERQRLLDLAPHLVHPQPLVLPYEKHMRSAWFLRLGLFIYDHLSGKNRLPKCKMISRKSKKEYFSSLIDKLNMGFLFYDAVTDDARLTIVNALQAKNHGASIRTHSTVIHAEVVNNLWKLTIQPKTGSNYTLYAKSVINAAGPWVKSVEELTNIPDRKKISLIKGSHIIVPKIYEGNHAYVLQHQDKRIIFVIPYHGFSMIGTTDIPLTENPNEARISNQEIHYLIDLVNSYFKCTISEKDIFYTWSGVRALLAQESKEARALSRDYSYEVHLKPAPIVTIYGGKITTYRQLAEEVIDQLNSIFPQIGSSLTASTPLPGAILDNMNFAQYVDYAQKKYNWMDPNLLNRYLYTYGSRMELFLASCKNQESLGKKYCTYLYQVEVDYLILEEWAQNCDDILKRRTKLDLIIDEKGKKELATYLSRVTSFPAVEVPLLLH
- a CDS encoding 3'-5' exonuclease, coding for MTILVFDIETIPDVEAGRNLYDLHGLSDKDTAQAMFALRRAKVGNDFLPHYLQRICAISLVMSHGSQVKVWSLGDESSDEKELITRFFSGVDKHTPTLVSWNGSGFDLPVLHYRALLHGIPAPTYWENGDNQQHFRWNNYLSRFHYRHLDLMDVIAGYQNKAFAPLDEISSMLGFPGKMGMSGSKVWEQYSLGQLKSIRDYCETDVLNTYCVFLRFELMRGVIQNEEYHHLLELLKTYLSSEQEKKHLQEFLSNMK
- the glpK gene encoding glycerol kinase GlpK gives rise to the protein MNYLLAIDQGTSSTRAMIYDICGGLVASSQYPLTQYYPQAGWVEHDPEEIWQKTLTAMRDVVTKVPADQILCCGLTNQRETTVIWDKRTGKCLAPAIVWQDRRTAEYCNTLAIDAPMIQEKTGLIPDPYFSATKLKWLLENNQEANELAKKGDLAFGTIDSFLIWRLTTEHLHLTDVTNASRTMLFNIKKEQWDLELLDYFKIPESVLPKVCASDSRFGLIDKQWLGNELPITGVAGDQQAALIGQGCFKIGMVKATFGTGAFLLLNTGNKPVLSQHKLLTTIAYKIQGKTVYGLEGSIYHAGTTVKWLRDSMKLITSSDETEALASSLYGNEGVYLVSAFTGLGAPHWLSAPGASIVGLSLSTHRAHFARAALEGVCYQTREVCFCMREDSQLDLSLLRVDGGMAVNRWFLQFLADQCQLEVQKPKDIETTAKGAAILAGLGCGIFNSLDELHAIWDVEQSFKPQRPLEQVEQEYRGWRQALQKIKR
- the adk gene encoding adenylate kinase; translation: MRLMLLGGPGAGKGTQALRLIERYQIPQISTGDMLRAAIAQGTPLGQSAKKIMETGGLVSDEIIIGLVKERLKKSDCANGFLFDGFPRTIVQADALKQAGIYLDHVIEIAVDDQEIIKRISGRRIHLPSGRVYHVQNHPPKREGIDDVTGEPLIQREDDKEETVRKRLEVYRSQTAPLVHYYKSWAEGGDPSAPEFHSICGTGDVDDVFQKIVKSIEIKEAI
- a CDS encoding co-chaperone YbbN; protein product: MTSFNVASAEFQSLIDQNSIVFIDFWADWCAPCKQFSKVYEQVAEQFPNIKFAKVNIEVEQQLADFFEIRSIPHLMVFKEGIVIYSNAGSMPASTLKELVEQAVAVDVSAIKAELQQQEKK